The window ATAAGACTCGGGGGCAAGATCCCAAAGAATAAAACGTTACAGCTAAGGAATCAAGATTACAGGACATgaattagtcactaaaaaaaaaaaaaaatctttgggaAAATGCTAGTTAGTACTTTCCATAACCTTAAATGCCACAATTCTACGTATTTTACAGTAGAAATGCAAATGCCTTTGGAACAGAGCAATGCTTAGTTTTCTGCATGTCACCCCTTAAGACATCATCTTCTTCTTACATTCCACTGAGCAAAAGACCATCCCTTCCACTGGCATAAACTTCTGGCCAATTAAACACTTGCTACAACAGGAACACAAGAAACACTCCTGTGTAGCATGCCAATTGAAGTTGTTGTAGGTCACACGCTGAACCTCTGGATCTATAGCGTTATGACAGCCTTGGCAGATCTATtaggaaaaaagacaaacacaaaGAAGTCACTTAAGTGAAGAAGGAACATTCTCTCTACAATTCCAACAAAAGCTCACATTCCTAGATGTTCTCAAAGAGTACTGACAAGTGTCAAAAGAGGCCTATGAAATAAGTTTCCAAGTTTggatttttccttcattttataaatgaattcatatattttataaatatataaattttataAATGACCAGAATGCAGCTGagtaaataaaacaatgaaaatatgcATGTGAAGTCAGATTAACTTGAGACAATTATGGTGATTCCCAATGCGCAAATCAGGATATGAGCTTGTTATCAATATGTACCTGGGCACTATTACAGACATCAGTTACAAGTATATTTTCCTGTGCATTGGTAGGTATAAAGGTGTGCTAAGGAATTAAGAGTTACTAGAAAGTCTTGAACTGAATTCATCTTGAGATCTGGTTTCCAAaagttactgttttctttcaaagcttCTTTCAGAGTGAAAGAGAGATGATCAACTTGGACCTACACACATACTCAATTTACACTCTTCAGATACTCCCACTCTGAGAAAAAGGTAAGAGTTTCATGCTCTTCAAAATCCCTTCCTTCACAACACCAATAGGTCAGTGAGGATCTTACCGCAGCATGTTTCTTCACATAGCATGGTCTGCAGACTGGCTTGTCATTCACCATGACATAGATTTCTCCAGCCAAAACACAATCACAGTCAAAACAGCAGAAGTGTTTCAGATGCCAGTTTTGACCTTCTGCTTGAGTATATTCATTGCTGAATATTAGCTAGGaggaaaacacacaaacatTAATATTTGAATAGTACTTCCTTTATTAAAGCTTCCCTCGTGATATTTTGTAATTTGTAATGAACTGTTGGTATCCCACAGCTTCAAATGAGTTCAACAAAAATGGAAGTATTCACTTGTACCACTATTTTCCAAAGTTGCCATTAAGAAACAATAAGATGCCAAAGGCATCAGGCAGGCTGTTCGCTCTACAGTGCTAAAGCCGTAATTTAGTGAGGTGCTCCCCCTAGCGCCCTTCCTGCGGAAGCAACTGCATAATAAGACTTCTATATACAAGAACGTACACTCGTATTACACACATATCCTACTCTTCTGTGGACTGCACAAACCCCCACCAAATCCAGAACGAACTATGGAACCTCCTGAATGTGAAGTGTCCACATACATCTCAGTTCTTTGCAACTATGGGCTGCTAAAACTAATGAACAGATGCCTTATCTCTGAACTATATTAACTTTTTTGGGATCACAAACTTGTGCATTAAAACAAAGGTCGGGCTATTTCCTACCTCATCACATCCAGCACAGCGGGGTTTTTCACTATCACAATAATGTCTTCCACAGTACAGGTTGCCATTCTTCCAGAAATAGATCATGTCTACTAGAAGTTCGCTGCAGGTACAACAGACAAAACAAGCTGGGTGCCACAATTTGTCATATCCTGCACGTTCTGCATAGACAGCTGGGTCACCTTCTTTCATGTTCAGCTTGCAGCGATAGCAGGACTGGAAAGAGGGTTTACAGATTAAGTAATTCTTTGAAGAGGAATGTTTATAGCAGTTACATATTacataaacatttatttaagcCCACCTGCCCGTAATGAAACTACAGTATTAACTTTCATCCAGTATCAGGTAACGTGACATATCACAGAACAGCAATTCTCACACCAAGCAATTCAAGATGATACTTATTATACTGACAGCATTACTGCTACTTAAATGGATTACTGTATTTTGCACTATTCACATTCTTGAAACTACCATCCAATACTTTGAAAAATCCAATAGACAAAACTCATGTTATGTTCTCTGACCATCACATACTCAAGAATAAGGAACCTCCATCAAACCAACTAGACTAACACCAGTATACACAACAAAAATATGGCTGTGTATTCACAGATTGTGAGGGAAAAGTCACCTGTCACCTGCAAAACCCTCAGCCCAGACAGCtaagagagaaagcaaagtcCCTCTTTATTAGATGTAAAACTTAGTAGTCTGCTCAATATCCAGTTCTCTGTTACTCACCTTTTAATTGTGGCAAAATAGATTTTTAGCAACAAAAACTCATGAAGACAATTATTATAGGTAGACTTACATTAGTAGTGGagatctgattttattttttaaaatcaggtttaaaaaaaaaacctatacCTTCAAAGAAAGTGAATTTCTACCCTGCAGCTACAGGAATACACAGTTTCAGGCTCGGTCTGAATCACTACATACAAGAAAATCTAGAGAATGAAGACTCAGAACTGATGAGCAGAAACAAATAGGAACAACCCTTTTTGTTGAGCCGTTACAAGGTGGAAATCAGAtgtcaaaggggaaaaaatgtgattATGAAAAAAAGCTACTCAAAACAGCAGTTACATGGCTTAGCTTGCTGGAGATAGAGGGAAGAGGTGCTACTTTATTACTTCTTGGTTTTACTTCgttttaaatgcaattagacaatTGGAGAATTTTGACTctttcctaggaaaaaaagttgACCACAATTAAACTAAAATTAAACTAAAGTTTTTGAGAAGGGAAAAGCGTAGCAGTCAGTCTGTAAGATTATACAACCTCTTCATTATTCAGTAGAAGCCATCCTGCTATAGTATATCTCCAAgctaacttctttttttttttttgttatgaaCATAAGTCATCTTGGAAGCTATTTGCACCAGTGTGATCAATACTGTCAGGAACTAGGAGTTCTGAGCAAACGTTAACAATGTTTTccaatttctcctctttcatcTTCTCCCCAGATGTTCACTATTTCAAATGAACAAACATGTTCATTGAGTTAAAATGACCGAAGAGAACATTCAAATGGAAGACTACCTTCttgctttatcttttctttcttatactTACGTATTGAGATGCCTTCTGATCTGCTGACTTGTCCTCCATTGCTCCTACAGCAGCTGAGGTACTTCTGTCCCCACTGTTCACGTTATTCTTGTCAGTTGCTTTAGTTTCCAGCTCACCAGGGAGCTTCACATCTCCTACACCAAGTGCTTCATTTTTGTACTTCTTCACAAATTGTTCCATCTGTTTAACTTCATTGGGGGATAGCTCATGGCATTTTGAAGGATCCTGATCGTGAGCAGGCAGCTGCTTAGCCAACTGCTTCTTCCTGTACTGAGCGCCTTCTGAGCCAGCAACAGGCTGTTTCTCCTTTGGTAGCATCTGCATATACTGTCTAGCCTAAATCAGGCAGAATTAgatatcagatgccatttttaTTATAGACCTATCCTTTTAAGCAAACAAGTGATTAAAATCATCTCTACTGTTGCTAGCGACAGACAAACTTGTCAAAAACAAGGTTCTTTTCATAAACATTAATGTCCCGAAGCACAgtagacagagaaaaaaaatatagcagaaaCATTAATTGGCTTCTTCCCAGAGTAAGAGACCTTTAAGCTATTTATGACATGTAGAGTACATAGTTACTAGTTTTCAGAGTAAACAACAATTGTTTTACATAGCACCTTGCCCCTTCAAAACTGTCTATAACTATGGATCACCAGTACAGCTTTAAGAAGTACAAGCTGGAACAGCTTCCCTGAGGCACATAGCCCCTTGCAGAACTagttctaggaaaaaaaagctcttgtAAAGCAAGAACAagtgtaaaaatgaaaatgctagCTGAATACTAAGTAATGGTCAGTTTAGCTGCACGAGGTTTGATTCATTCACTGAAAAAAGGTTATTTAGAGAGGCAAGTCAGAAATCAGAGAATTCCAGCAAGGATTACACAACACTGCAGTACAGTAAATTAACAATAAAAgcttgaaaagcaaagcagaaatcctCAGAAGGCTATCTACCATCCCATCTACTTGAGCTGCAAACATACTGAACGAGAGCTCTTCTGAGATGTCAACACCGATCTTGCTCTTACCATATACAGTAAAAGACATACGCAAGTCTGGGTGTTCCCCTTAACCTTAAACTGTGACAATAAATTGTATTGTGTGCATTTGTGCgtatgcacacacactgcacatCTTTCAAGTTTACTGAAGAAGGTAGATTAGATAAATTGCACTCCAGAGATGTAACGAGTTCAGAGTTATCTACTATCAAACAAAAATTCAGTCTCATTTCCTCAATTCTCAAGAAGTTCCACAGAAACACATACATTTCTGCAAGACT of the Gallus gallus isolate bGalGal1 chromosome 1, bGalGal1.mat.broiler.GRCg7b, whole genome shotgun sequence genome contains:
- the TES gene encoding testin isoform X1, producing the protein MGLGHEQGFGAPCLKCKDKCEGFELHFWRKICRNCKCGQEEHDVLTSNEEDRKVGKLFEDTKYTTLIAKLKNDGIPMYKRNVMILTNPVPAKKNISINTVTYEWAPPVQNQTLARQYMQMLPKEKQPVAGSEGAQYRKKQLAKQLPAHDQDPSKCHELSPNEVKQMEQFVKKYKNEALGVGDVKLPGELETKATDKNNVNSGDRSTSAAVGAMEDKSADQKASQYSCYRCKLNMKEGDPAVYAERAGYDKLWHPACFVCCTCSELLVDMIYFWKNGNLYCGRHYCDSEKPRCAGCDELIFSNEYTQAEGQNWHLKHFCCFDCDCVLAGEIYVMVNDKPVCRPCYVKKHAAICQGCHNAIDPEVQRVTYNNFNWHATQECFLCSCCSKCLIGQKFMPVEGMVFCSVECKKKMMS
- the TES gene encoding testin encodes the protein MDLESKVKKMGLGHEQGFGAPCLKCKDKCEGFELHFWRKICRNCKCGQEEHDVLTSNEEDRKVGKLFEDTKYTTLIAKLKNDGIPMYKRNVMILTNPVPAKKNISINTVTYEWAPPVQNQTLARQYMQMLPKEKQPVAGSEGAQYRKKQLAKQLPAHDQDPSKCHELSPNEVKQMEQFVKKYKNEALGVGDVKLPGELETKATDKNNVNSGDRSTSAAVGAMEDKSADQKASQYSCYRCKLNMKEGDPAVYAERAGYDKLWHPACFVCCTCSELLVDMIYFWKNGNLYCGRHYCDSEKPRCAGCDELIFSNEYTQAEGQNWHLKHFCCFDCDCVLAGEIYVMVNDKPVCRPCYVKKHAAICQGCHNAIDPEVQRVTYNNFNWHATQECFLCSCCSKCLIGQKFMPVEGMVFCSVECKKKMMS